A single Pyxicephalus adspersus chromosome 8, UCB_Pads_2.0, whole genome shotgun sequence DNA region contains:
- the LOC140337329 gene encoding cyclic AMP-dependent transcription factor ATF-4-like produces the protein MNMLSDDLMLGDFLSPFNQSFLAAEESLGLLDDCIEVSGYLTSHGFSSEKAKNGVSELLPLAEPFGSFQGDAFSGMDWMVEKMDLKAFDFDFPLGIEDLESTVSPDELMATLDDSCDLLEDPPLPLVFGQYVPSPAPVSSPESPLEADQVAPVSPSLAKSNTSSPDHSFILDVGSEVDVAEEEKSSVIYTLEVPKCEKEDSLDDDSGIYINQLLKSEKEDSSDNDNEIYLSPSYLESPQQSPASTVEYPSSVHSFPDSPISKRPKPYDLPSKDKVLMKVKSVGQPRVDKKQKKMEQNKTAATRYRQKRKAEQEKISEECRKLEKRNDDLQEKADSLAKEIQYLKDLIEDVRKAKSKRAKTS, from the exons ATGAATATGTTGAGCGACGATCTGATGTTGGGGGACTTTTTGTCCCCCTTCAACCAGTCGTTTTTGGCAGCTGAGGAAAGTTTGGGTCTCTTGGATGACTGCATCGAGGTGTCCGGGTACCTCACATCGCATGGGTTCTCCAGCGAAAAGGCTAAGAATGGCGTCTCTGAACTGCTGCCTTTGGCTGAACCCTTTGGCAGTTTCCAGG GGGACGCCTTCTCCGGCATGGATTGGATGGTGGAAAAGATGGACCTGAAGGCGTTTGACTTTGATTTCCCACTTGGCATAGAAGATCTAGAATCCACTGTCTCACCAGATGAGCTCATGGCCACGTTGGATGACTCCTGTGATCTTCTAGAGGACCCACCTCTCCCATTGGTGTTTGGCCAGTATGTGCCATCACCTGCCCCAGTCTCTTCTCCAGAGAGTCCATTGGAGGCCGATCAAGTGGCTCCAGTGAGTCCCAGTTTAGCAAAATCCAATACTTCTAGTCCTGACCATTCCTTTATCTTGGATGTAGGAAGTGAGGTAGATGTTGCTGAGGAAGAAAAGTCATCAGTAATCTATACTTTGGAAGTTCCCAAATGCGAGAAGGAAGATTCCTTAGATGATGACAGTGGGATTTATATAAACCAACTTCTAAAATCGGAGAAGGAGGATTCCTCCGATAATGACAATGAGATTTATTTGAGCCCGTCATATCTGGAGTCTCCTCAGCAAAGTCCTGCATCTACTGTAGAGTACCCTAGTAGTGTACACTCCTTTCCTGATTCCCCCATATCTAAGAGACCCAAACCTTATGACCTTCCCTCTAAGGATAAAGTTCTGATGAAGGTAAAATCTGTAGGGCAGCCCAGAGTAGACAAGAAGCAGAAGAAAATGGAGCAGAACAAAACAGCAGCCACTCGCTACCGGCAGAAGAGGAAAGCAGAACAAGAGAAAATATCTGAAGAATGCCGAAAACTAGAAAAGAGAAATGATGACCTTCAAGAAAAAGCAGATTCTCTAGCTAAAGAGATCCAGTATTTAAAAGACCTAATAGAAGACGTCCGCAAGGCCAAAAGCAAACGAGCAAAAACTTCTTAA